One Canis lupus familiaris isolate Mischka breed German Shepherd chromosome 20, alternate assembly UU_Cfam_GSD_1.0, whole genome shotgun sequence genomic region harbors:
- the OR7A54 gene encoding olfactory receptor-like protein OLF4 — translation MEPGNLTEVSEFLLLGFSEGPELQPLIFGFFLSMYLITVFGNLLLILAVSSDSHLHTPMYFFLANLSFADICFTSTTIPKMLMNIQTERKVITYADCITQMYFFLLFAGLDNYILTVMAYDRFLAICHPLHYTVIMNPQICGLLVLVSWIMSALHSLLQTSVVLRLSFCTEVEIPHFFCEIKQLVQLACSDTFLNDMVMYFGAGLLGGGPLAGILYSYSKIISSIFGISSAQGKYKAFSTCASHLSVVSLFYCTSLGVYLSSAAPQTSHLSATASVMYTVVTPMLNPFIYSLRNKGIKRALKRFFGKQSIKGPFFLGLKKYT, via the coding sequence ATGGAGCCAGGGAACCTTACAGAAGTTTCAGagtttcttcttctgggattttcAGAGGGACCAGAACTGCAGCCTCTCATCTTTGGGTTTTTCCTCTCCATGTACCTGATCACTGTGTTTGGAAACCTGCTTCTCATCCTGGCTGTCAGCTCTGACTCCCACCTCCACACacccatgtatttcttcctcGCCAACCTGTCCTTTGCAGACATTTGtttcacctccaccaccatcccCAAGATGCTGATGAAtatacagacagagagaaaagtcATTACCTATGCAGACTGCATCacccaaatgtattttttcctactCTTTGCAGGATTGGACAACTACATCTTGACCGTGATGGCCTATGACCGATTTTTGGCCATCTGTCACCCCCTGCACTACACAGTCATCATGAATCCCCAGATCTGTGGACTGCTGGTTTTGGTATCTTGGATCATGAGTGCCCTGCATTCTTTGTTACAAACCTCAGTGGTGTTGCGGCTGTCCTTCTGTACAGAGGTGGAAATTCCCCACTTTTTCTGTGAAATTAAACAGTTGGTCCAACTTGCCTGTTCTGACACCTTTCTTAATGACATGGTGATGTATTTTGGAGCTGGGCTGCTGGGTGGTGGTCCCCTTGCTGGGATCCTTTACTCTTATTCTAAGATCATTTCCTCCATATTTGGGATCTCATCAGCTCAGGGCAAGTATAAAGCATTTTCCACTTGCGCATCTCACCTCTCAGTTGTCTCCTTATTTTACTGTACAAGCCTAGGAGTGTACCTTAGTTCTGCTGCTCCCCAGACATCACACTTGAGTGCAACAGCCTCAGTGATGTACACAGTGGTCACACCCATGCTGAACCCCTTCATCTACAGCCTGAGAAATAAAGGCATAAAGAGGGCTCTGAAAAGattctttggaaaacaaagtataaaaggGCCCTTTTTTCTGGGGCTGAAGAAATACACGTAA